One genomic window of Oncorhynchus clarkii lewisi isolate Uvic-CL-2024 chromosome 5, UVic_Ocla_1.0, whole genome shotgun sequence includes the following:
- the LOC139409660 gene encoding TNF receptor-associated factor 3-like, producing MVLMTEQPDRDLTPLSTPEQVVKSVKPVRKDPRGIQSTSEAANGGEDKPRRSASGRSAGDTQVPMDTESDLSESRKKPPLMKFKAVELPSPMQTPSDGETKFEGRKKSQSSQISKTNAQYHKIFKEISKDELLKQSYTCALQKDMLYQGKMFVSDNWICFHSKVFGRDTKIAIPVLSVTLIKKTKTAILVPNALVITSTNKRHVFASFLSRDTTYKLLKSVCVHLDGDNTGSSLITSSAENSFIADCPSSLPLDFSGDFSDLDGVVCQRRQDMLETSSSGSQTPDYEKMTEFPSIPDTFLSAVKNVEVAVHADIHLQTPNQKHGAAHQNGPTKPAQGVVHKVKSLQPVSLNTLLLVYLFLVSVLVLSSCYMAFKIVALEKRLNSLSSVGEYAHNENVVHHRSQVDFNAEIYGELSTNLFKLEKIQRNLRKLLEETCLRRTEGIMATEEPSPPSSMESNKPGFPKQILANKLEDKHLCNCCQKLLRRPFQAQCGHRFCSYCFNRTVRDGPQKCSACIKEDIFEEPTSILKQGCAFPDNAARREVENLSVVCINEGCTWKGNIKEYELSHEGKCDYMIIPCPSCKEQIRFNEQERHNERECPERTLNCKFCKEPFHFKNIKAHDEICPKYPMICEGCAKKKIPREKYVDHIKFCSKFRTPCRFHVVGCDMSVEKERIHDHERACAYEHLNLLLHYIMGMKVSMEGLQPQGLELAGHKLLELHHSLRELEARVSQLSTTSTGPPVQGATNSSSSPGLSGPPALALPLPPPPALAPTLTVSTSFTPLPSSVGAALELQLHSEKTKVAELGRRCTDLEVKAGMFENVVCVLNREVERFATTMEASNRQHRLDQDKIEALSNKVRQLERTVGLKDLTVAEMEGRLREISGTTFDGVFIWRISDFTKKRQDAIAGRAPAMFSPAFYTSKYGYKMCLRIYLNGDGTGRGSHLSLFFVVMRGLSDALLKWPFNQKVTLMLLDQSNREHIIDAFRPDVTSSSFQRPVSEMNIASGCPLFCPLSKLDAKNSYIRDDTIFIKAIVDLTGL from the exons ATTTAAGGCTGTGGAGCTACCTTCCCCGATGCAAACTCCAAGTGACGGTGAAACTAAGTTTGAAGGAAGAAAGAAATCCCAGTCCAGTCAG ATATCCAAGACAAATGCCCAGTACCATAAAATATTCAAAGAAATCAGCAAGGATGAGTTACTGAAACAAA GTTACACCTGTGCACTGCAGAAAGACATGCTGTATCAGGGCAAAATGTTTGTGTCTGATAACTGGATATGTTTCCACTCCAAAGTCTTCGGCAGAGATACTAAG ATTGCTATTCCTGTACTCTCTGTGACTCTTATCAAGAAGACAAAAACTGCCATTTTGGTTCCAAATGCACTCGTTATCACATCCACAAACAAGCGG CACGTATTTGCATCATTCCTATCCCGAGATACAACCTATAAACTTCTGAAATCCGTCTGCGTTCATCTGGAT GGGGACAATACAGGGAGCAGCCTCATTACTTCCTCTGCTGAGAATAGCTTCATAGCCGATTGTCCCTCCTCACTTCCTCTG GATTTCTCTGGAGACTTCTCAGACCTGGATGGGGTTGTGTGCCAGAGGAGGCAAGACATGCTGGAGACCAGCAGCTCAGGCTCCCAGACCCCAGACTATGAGAAAATGACGG AGTTCCCCAGCATCCCAGACACGTTCCTGAGCGCGGTGAAGAACGTAGAGGTGGCGGTGCACGCAGACATCCACCTCCAGACCCCCAACCAAAAACACGGAGCCGCTCACCAGAACG GGCCGACCAAGCCTGCCCAGGGTGTTGTACACAAAGTGAAATCGCTACAGCCAGTTTCGTTGAACACCCTTCTACTCGTCTATTTGTTCCT AGTTAGTGTCCTTGTCTTGTCTTCGTGTTACATGGCCTTCAAGATTGTGGCTCTTGAGAAGCGGCTGAACTCGTTGAGTTCCGTGGGGGAGTATGCACACAACGA AAACGTTGTGCATCACAGATCGCAGGTCGACTTCAATGCCGAAATCTATGGGGAGCTGTCTACAAACCTGTTCAAGCTAGAAAAG ATTCAGAGAAATCTCCGTAAGCTACTTGAAGAGACCT GTCTTAGGCGTACTGAGGGAATCATGGCCACGGAAGAACCATCCCCTCCGTCGTCCATGGAGAGCAACAAACCCGGCTTCCCCAAACAGATCCTGGCCAACAAGCTGGAAGATAAACACCTGTGTAACTGCTGTCAGAAGCTGCTGCGGAGGCCCTTCCAAGCCCAGTGTGGACACCGCTTCTGTTCCTACTGCTTCAATAGGACTGTCAG AGATGGACCTCAGAAATGCAGTGCTTGTATCAAAGAGGACATTTTTGAAGAGCCCACGTCGATTCTAAAACAAGGCTGT GCTTTTCCTGACAACGCAGCTCGACGAGAGGTCGAAAACCTCTCTGTTGTCTGCATCAACGAAGGCTGTACCTGGAAAGGCAATATTAAAGAATATGAG TTGAGCCACGAGGGGAAGTGTGACTACATGATCATCCCCTGCCCCTCCTGTAAAGAGCAGATCCGCTTCAACGAACAGGAACGCCACAATGAGCGAGAGTGCCCTGAGAGAACTCTCAACTGCAAGTTCTGCAAGGAACCATTCCATTTCAAAAACATCAAG GCCCACGACGAGATCTGCCCCAAGTACCCCATGATCTGTGAAGGCTGTGCCAAGAAGAAAATACCCAGGGAGAAG TACGTGGACCACATTAAGTTCTGCAGCAAATTCAGAACTCCATGCAGATTCCATGTTGTTGGGTGTGATATGTCA gtggagaaggagaggatcCATGACCACGAGAGGGCCTGCGCCTATGAGCACCTCAACTTGCTGCTGCACTACATTATGGGGATGAAG GTGAGCATGGAGGGCCTGCAGCCGCAAGGCCTGGAGCTGGCTGGACACAAGCTCCTGGAGCTCCACCATTCCCTCAGGGAGCTGGAGGCACGCGTCTCCCAGCTCAGCACTACCTCCACCGGGCCTCCCGTGCAGGGGGCCACCAACTCTTCTTCCTCCCCGGGCCTCTCTGGGCCTCCCGCCCTAGCTCTTCCCCTGCCTCCACCTCCCGCCCTGGCCCCCACCCTGACTGTGTCCACCTCCTTCACCCCCTTGCCCAGCTCGGTGGGGGCGGCCCTGGAGCTACAGCTCCACAGTGAGAAGACCAAGGTGGCGGAGCTGGGACGCAGGTGCACCGACCTGGAGGTGAAGGCGGGGATGTTTGAGAATGTGGTTTGCGTGTTGAACCGAGAGGTGGAGCGCTTTGCCACAACCATGGAGGCCAGTAACAGACAGCATCGCCTAGACCAGGATAAGATTGAGGCCCTGAGCAACAAG gtgcGGCAGCTGGAGAGGACGGTGGGGCTGAAGGACCTGACGGTAGCAGAGATGGAAGGCAGGCTGAGGGAGATATCGGGCACCACATTCGACGGCGTCTTCATCTGGAGGATCTCTGACTTTACCAAAAAAAGACAGGATGCCATCGCTGGCCGAGCTCCTGCCATGTTCTCACCAG CCTTCTACACCAGTAAATACGGCTATAAGATGTGTCTGCGGATCTACCTGAACGGGGACGGGACAGGGCGTGGCAGCCACCTGTCTCTGTTCTTTGTGGTGATGAGGGGACTGAGTGATGCTCTGCTCAAATGGCCCTTCAACCAGAAG gtgACTCTGATGCTGCTGGACCAGAGTAACAGGGAGCACATCATCGATGCCTTCCGGCCCGACGTCACTTCCTCCTCCTTCCAGAGGCCTGTAAGTGAGATGAACATCGCCAGCGGCTGCCCGCTCTTCTGCCCGCTCTCCAAGCTCGACGCCAAGAACTCCTACATCCGCGACGACACCATTTTCATTAAGGCCATCGTGGATCTCACAGGCCTCTAG